In Sphingomonas sp., a single window of DNA contains:
- the nudC gene encoding NAD(+) diphosphatase, whose translation MIAPGFTGGTLDRDDRVRHEPELLAAALADPRARLLVMDGLVPELDGDGRLVWTGLDAATQSLLFLGFIDGEPRFVQTLAPGTPLPPGRPPELSAILDAFRPEDAANYAAARSLIDWHARNGFCSRCGTPSDIFRAGWGRLCPNCGTEHYPRVDPVVIMLAERGDRVLLGRQPSWPPHRYSALAGFLEVGESIEDAVRRETLEESGVHVGTVRYVASQPWPFPSQLMIACIGEALDEDIAIDVHELEHAAWFDRAQVRQALARDPEAPFLAPPGYAIAYTLLRAWAEHV comes from the coding sequence GTGATCGCGCCCGGCTTTACCGGCGGCACGCTCGATCGCGACGATCGCGTCCGCCACGAGCCCGAACTGCTGGCGGCGGCGCTCGCCGATCCGCGCGCGCGGCTGCTGGTGATGGACGGGCTGGTGCCGGAGCTGGACGGGGACGGGCGGCTGGTCTGGACCGGGCTCGATGCCGCGACCCAGTCGTTGCTGTTCCTCGGCTTCATCGATGGCGAGCCGCGCTTCGTGCAGACGCTGGCGCCCGGCACGCCGCTGCCGCCGGGCCGTCCGCCCGAGCTGTCGGCGATCCTCGACGCCTTCCGCCCCGAGGATGCCGCCAATTACGCCGCCGCGCGCAGCCTGATCGACTGGCATGCGCGCAACGGCTTCTGTTCGCGCTGCGGCACGCCCAGCGACATCTTCCGCGCCGGTTGGGGTCGGCTCTGCCCGAATTGCGGGACCGAGCATTATCCGAGGGTCGATCCCGTGGTCATCATGCTTGCGGAGCGCGGCGACCGGGTGCTGCTCGGCCGCCAGCCGAGCTGGCCGCCGCACCGCTATTCCGCGCTCGCCGGCTTTCTGGAAGTTGGCGAGAGCATCGAGGATGCGGTGCGCCGCGAGACGCTGGAGGAATCGGGCGTCCATGTCGGCACGGTCCGCTATGTCGCCAGCCAGCCCTGGCCGTTCCCGTCGCAGCTGATGATCGCCTGCATCGGCGAGGCGCTCGACGAGGACATCGCGATCGACGTGCACGAACTGGAACACGCGGCCTGGTTCGACCGCGCGCAGGTGCGGCAGGCGCTGGCGCGCGATCCGGAAGCGCCGTTCCTCGCCCCGCCGGGCTATGCGATCGCATACACGCTGCTCCGGGCCTGGGCGGAGCACGTCTGA
- a CDS encoding serine hydrolase domain-containing protein — MTAKRVFGLFGAALLLQAPVVQAQTAPRQIQSFARQTVASGKVPGIVITYAKGQAPATIVAEGRMSEEPTAPKVNGDTLWRVYSMTKPITGIAAMILIEEGKLKLDQPISDFIPAFKDMKVLVDPNKDLTSRPATKPITVRNLLTHTAGLGYNIITKGPLLNEYNRLGINPAQVSDSFEATARPVRPATLEEFANRTATLPLIAEPGAKFSYSIGLDVLGRVIEAASGMPFDSFVNTRILAPLKMASSYWTVPAGEAGRLATEYAIAGGNRLPIDPGATSVYLKKPSFPYGGAGLAMSARDYDRFLHMLQNGGELDGVRILKPETAALAMSDLLPPGVDKTNLAVMARDTGVPMGFGAGGSVFLADQPGGAGKGTYGWSGAAGTFAWVDPKNQVRATMMVNILLAELGLKVPMRTAVYADLAK; from the coding sequence ATGACGGCCAAGCGCGTATTCGGACTTTTCGGGGCGGCACTATTGCTCCAGGCGCCTGTGGTGCAGGCCCAGACGGCCCCCAGACAGATCCAGAGCTTCGCGCGCCAGACCGTCGCCTCGGGCAAGGTGCCCGGCATCGTCATCACCTATGCCAAGGGCCAGGCGCCCGCCACGATCGTGGCGGAAGGCCGCATGTCCGAGGAGCCGACCGCGCCCAAGGTGAATGGCGATACACTGTGGCGGGTCTATTCGATGACCAAGCCGATCACCGGCATCGCCGCGATGATCCTGATCGAGGAAGGCAAGCTCAAGCTCGACCAGCCGATCAGCGACTTCATTCCGGCGTTCAAGGACATGAAGGTGCTGGTCGATCCGAACAAGGACCTGACCAGCCGCCCGGCGACCAAGCCGATCACAGTGCGCAACCTGCTCACCCATACCGCGGGCCTCGGCTACAACATCATCACCAAGGGGCCGCTGCTCAACGAATATAACCGCCTCGGCATCAACCCGGCGCAGGTGAGCGACTCGTTCGAGGCGACCGCGCGGCCGGTGCGCCCGGCGACGCTGGAAGAATTCGCCAACCGCACCGCGACGCTGCCGCTGATCGCCGAGCCCGGCGCCAAGTTCAGCTATTCGATCGGTCTCGACGTGCTCGGCCGGGTGATCGAGGCGGCGAGCGGGATGCCGTTCGACAGCTTCGTCAACACGCGCATCCTTGCGCCGCTCAAGATGGCGTCCAGCTACTGGACGGTGCCGGCGGGCGAGGCGGGGCGTCTCGCCACCGAATATGCGATTGCGGGCGGCAACCGCCTGCCGATCGATCCCGGCGCGACCTCGGTCTATCTCAAGAAGCCGAGCTTCCCGTATGGCGGCGCCGGGCTGGCGATGTCGGCGCGCGACTATGACCGCTTCCTCCACATGCTGCAGAATGGCGGCGAACTGGACGGCGTGCGCATCCTCAAGCCGGAAACCGCCGCGCTCGCCATGTCAGACCTGCTGCCGCCGGGTGTCGACAAGACCAACCTCGCGGTGATGGCCCGCGATACCGGCGTGCCGATGGGCTTCGGCGCGGGCGGATCGGTGTTCCTCGCCGACCAGCCGGGCGGCGCGGGCAAGGGCACCTATGGCTGGTCAGGCGCCGCCGGCACCTTCGCCTGGGTAGACCCGAAGAACCAGGTCCGCGCGACGATGATGGTCAACATCCTGCTCGCCGAGCTGGGCCTGAAGGTGCCGATGCGAACCGCCGTCTACGCCGATCTCGCCAAGTGA
- a CDS encoding A/G-specific adenine glycosylase: MPDNAPESIAPALLAWYDANARRLPWRAPPGTDATEAYRVWLSEVMLQQTQVATVIPYFEKFTSRWPSFAAMAAAEDADVMAAWAGLGYYARARNMLACAREVARLGALPDTEAGLRALPGIGDYTAAAIAAIAFGRRAVVVDANVERVVTRLFALADPLPGSRPTIRRLTETITPDARAGDFAQAMMDLGSGICTVRAPKCLLCPIAFGCAARAEGNPETYPVKAKKAPKPQRHGTMFWLERDDAVLLVRRPDKGLLGGMRALPTGPWSDSPPGVVDAPAATHWRMLNETVRHGFTHFDLEVALATATIPRHASAPPGEWWPIADIESAGLPTVFAKAAKAIRRLR, translated from the coding sequence GTGCCCGACAACGCCCCTGAATCGATCGCCCCCGCCCTGCTCGCTTGGTACGACGCAAATGCCCGCCGCCTGCCCTGGCGCGCGCCGCCCGGTACCGATGCGACCGAGGCGTACCGGGTGTGGCTTTCCGAGGTGATGCTGCAGCAGACGCAGGTCGCTACGGTGATACCGTATTTCGAGAAATTCACGTCGCGCTGGCCGAGCTTCGCGGCGATGGCGGCGGCCGAGGACGCCGATGTGATGGCCGCCTGGGCGGGGCTCGGCTATTATGCCCGGGCCCGCAACATGCTCGCCTGTGCCCGCGAGGTCGCGCGATTGGGTGCGCTGCCGGATACCGAGGCGGGACTTCGCGCGCTCCCCGGCATCGGCGACTATACGGCGGCGGCCATCGCCGCGATCGCGTTCGGGCGGCGGGCGGTGGTGGTCGATGCCAATGTCGAGCGGGTGGTGACGCGGCTGTTCGCGCTCGCCGATCCGCTGCCGGGCTCGCGCCCGACGATCCGGCGGCTGACCGAGACGATCACGCCCGATGCCCGCGCCGGCGATTTCGCCCAGGCGATGATGGACCTGGGCAGCGGCATCTGCACGGTCCGCGCGCCGAAATGCCTGCTCTGCCCGATCGCCTTCGGTTGCGCGGCGCGGGCGGAAGGGAATCCCGAGACCTATCCGGTAAAGGCGAAGAAGGCGCCCAAGCCGCAGCGCCACGGCACGATGTTCTGGCTGGAGCGCGACGATGCGGTGCTGCTGGTCCGCCGCCCGGACAAGGGGCTGCTCGGCGGCATGCGGGCGCTGCCCACCGGTCCCTGGAGCGACTCGCCCCCGGGCGTCGTCGATGCGCCGGCCGCCACCCACTGGCGGATGTTGAACGAAACCGTCCGTCACGGTTTCACCCATTTCGACCTCGAGGTGGCGCTTGCGACTGCAACAATCCCTCGCCATGCAAGCGCACCCCCCGGCGAATGGTGGCCGATCGCCGACATCGAGTCGGCGGGTCTGCCCACCGTTTTCGCCAAGGCGGCAAAAGCGATACGGAGACTGCGATGA
- a CDS encoding DciA family protein has product MTKPPRATTRQPRPEPQRSNRVRAVSELLPDVGGAAFRKFGFVQSAVVSRWSEIVGERYARVSSPESIRFPRGKREEGVLALTVSGAFAPMMQHIAPEIIERVNRFFGYPAVAKLAIRHGDLRAPKAKPAPPPSLKPIPEAMGDSLRGIADPELRAVLESLAAGVAAQDDVPVFGRID; this is encoded by the coding sequence ATGACGAAGCCCCCCCGTGCCACTACCCGCCAGCCGCGCCCCGAGCCGCAGCGCTCGAACCGCGTCCGTGCGGTGTCCGAGCTACTGCCGGACGTGGGCGGCGCGGCGTTCCGCAAGTTCGGCTTCGTCCAGTCCGCCGTGGTCAGTCGCTGGAGCGAAATCGTCGGCGAGCGCTATGCCCGCGTTTCCTCCCCCGAATCGATTCGCTTTCCGCGCGGCAAGCGCGAGGAGGGCGTGCTGGCGCTCACCGTCTCGGGTGCCTTCGCGCCGATGATGCAGCATATCGCGCCCGAGATTATCGAGCGGGTCAATCGCTTCTTCGGCTATCCCGCCGTCGCAAAGCTGGCGATCCGCCATGGCGACCTGCGCGCCCCCAAGGCCAAGCCCGCGCCGCCGCCCAGCCTCAAGCCGATTCCCGAGGCAATGGGCGACAGCCTGCGCGGCATTGCCGATCCGGAGCTGCGCGCGGTGCTCGAATCGCTTGCCGCGGGTGTCGCGGCGCAGGACGACGTGCCGGTGTTCGGCCGGATCGATTGA
- a CDS encoding DsbA family protein, with protein sequence MMQRLFTLMLALVPLFALGAAPAPQANWLTTVATTPEGGYRQGNPNAPIKLVEYGSRTCPTCGRFATEGMKPLRDRYIATGKVSYEYRDYLVHGAPDLALALLNQCVGIQRFFPVLDAIYAHQPQFEEKLIALEKTPATLEAWQKLPPPQMATRFAENMGMIAFLKTQGLPEAKARQCLADPKAIARIAKTQADGASLYKVDGTPSFFVNGRRVRAYSWPYLEPELRAAGA encoded by the coding sequence ATGATGCAGCGACTTTTCACTCTGATGCTGGCCCTGGTGCCGCTTTTCGCGCTCGGCGCCGCCCCGGCCCCGCAGGCCAATTGGCTGACCACCGTCGCCACCACGCCTGAGGGCGGCTATCGTCAGGGCAATCCGAACGCGCCGATCAAGCTGGTCGAATATGGGTCGCGCACCTGTCCGACCTGCGGCCGCTTTGCGACCGAGGGCATGAAGCCGCTGCGCGACCGGTATATCGCCACCGGCAAGGTCAGCTACGAATATCGCGACTATCTGGTCCACGGCGCGCCCGACCTGGCGCTGGCGCTGCTCAACCAGTGCGTCGGCATCCAGCGCTTCTTCCCCGTGCTCGACGCGATCTATGCCCATCAGCCCCAGTTCGAAGAGAAGCTGATCGCGCTGGAGAAGACGCCCGCCACGCTGGAGGCCTGGCAGAAGCTGCCCCCGCCGCAGATGGCAACGCGCTTCGCCGAGAATATGGGCATGATCGCCTTCCTCAAGACGCAGGGCCTGCCCGAGGCCAAGGCGCGCCAGTGCCTTGCCGATCCCAAGGCAATCGCCCGCATCGCCAAGACCCAAGCGGACGGCGCGAGCCTCTACAAGGTGGACGGCACGCCGAGCTTCTTCGTCAACGGCCGCAGGGTCCGCGCCTATAGCTGGCCCTATCTCGAGCCCGAACTGCGCGCCGCCGGCGCCTGA
- a CDS encoding thioredoxin domain-containing protein, whose amino-acid sequence MRFALALLPILALAACNGGNKASGTGGNSSAPVQASAPVAGAAAPAGKQWTDMVEKTKDNGFRQGNPNAPIKLVEYGSRMCPFCAQFGTTGVGPLREKYIATGKVSYEYRDFLIHGAPDLALALLNQCVPSDAFFPTLDQIYAGQEEFEKKIMALQQTNPQVLDQIQQMPPPQAAAGFAQALGMVDFMKQRGLPEAQAKACLADQKQIETIAKVNADGANVYGVNSTPTFFINGQKTDVNSWADLEPLLQKAGAR is encoded by the coding sequence ATGCGTTTCGCCCTCGCGCTTCTTCCCATCCTGGCGCTCGCCGCCTGCAACGGCGGCAACAAGGCCAGCGGCACCGGCGGCAACAGCAGCGCGCCCGTCCAGGCCTCGGCGCCGGTCGCCGGCGCGGCGGCCCCCGCCGGCAAGCAGTGGACCGACATGGTCGAGAAGACCAAAGACAACGGCTTCCGCCAGGGCAACCCCAACGCGCCGATCAAGCTGGTCGAATATGGCTCGCGCATGTGCCCGTTCTGCGCCCAGTTTGGCACCACCGGCGTCGGGCCCTTGCGCGAAAAATACATTGCGACCGGCAAGGTCAGCTATGAATATCGCGACTTCCTGATCCACGGCGCCCCCGACCTTGCGCTCGCATTGCTCAACCAGTGCGTGCCTTCGGACGCCTTCTTCCCGACGCTCGACCAGATCTATGCCGGCCAGGAGGAGTTCGAGAAGAAGATCATGGCGCTCCAGCAGACCAACCCGCAGGTGCTCGACCAGATCCAGCAGATGCCGCCGCCCCAGGCCGCGGCCGGCTTCGCCCAGGCGCTGGGCATGGTCGACTTCATGAAGCAGCGCGGCCTGCCCGAGGCGCAGGCCAAGGCGTGCCTCGCTGACCAGAAGCAGATCGAGACGATCGCCAAGGTCAATGCCGATGGCGCCAACGTCTATGGCGTGAACTCGACGCCGACCTTCTTCATCAACGGCCAGAAGACCGACGTGAACAGCTGGGCCGATCTGGAGCCGCTGCTCCAGAAGGCCGGCGCACGCTGA
- the smc gene encoding chromosome segregation protein SMC: MQIKRLRLTGFKSFVDPADLRIEPGLTGIVGPNGCGKSNLLEALRWVMGETSAKSMRGSGMEDVIFAGTATRPQRDFAEVAVVADLDDQQDELEIIRRIERGAGSAYRINGRDVRAKDVALAFADAATGAHSPALVSQGRIGAIIAAKPGERRAMLEEAAGIAGLHVRRRDAEQKLRATETNLTRLDELIGEQEQRAAALKRQARQAERYRELSDRIRVAEARMIFARWRDAATAADVARKEAAEAESLVAERTAAQAEAEAAQRAAAEAVGTLRAESLRLRDAASDAQHRLQTLRSTRHGVERRIAELAEASRRLETDRAREASLARDAHEAIERLTDEQAALEARIAETSARAPLLNASLADTERAARDAEVALSQALAQQASEAAEVRVADAALSAARGRVERSQRDQARIETEGRALGDAAPLHAERQRASEARAEAQRQAEAARDALTRADSEERAAIEARNSAQAARAAAHAELAQIDSEATALAKATKPSGKDRLLDRVTVAAGYERALAAALGDDLEAGLDASAERHWGGADALPTDPTPPQGTTPLAGHVTAPSELARRLAQVLVCEADEGQPLAAGQRLVTLQGVLRRWDGYRARSGGAAAAERLERINRLAALEQARPAAQAALEAAAAELSRIEASIAEARRSASENRKRLDQADLAAREATRAEDRTANQIERLEAQRADLETRRARIAAEAEEAAGELACAEATKAALPDGTETRATVAALSRAADHARAAVASARTERASLDRDLAQARERRAAAGAEAKSWSARAADATRRSAEMEGRAATLAQEREAIAGRPAQIAAQLADAEAADAWMQQESAAAQIAEREADVRLRATEAALRTASESLSEARERRAGAAARAENQDLRRVEMGRLSGERFECPPPLLPARLHFDADGVRSPQDESAAMEKLSTDRERLGPVNLVAETELAEIEAAFGTNAKERDELLQAVNRLRGSIGTLNREGRQRLLAAFEAVDQHFRRLFTTLFNGGQAHLALIDSDDPLEAGLEILAQPPGKKLQSLTLLSGGEQALTAVALIFALFLTKPSPICVLDEVDAPLDDANVDRFCDLLEAMTRETATRYLIVTHNAATMARMHRLFGVTMVERGVSRLVSVDLGGATSLLAAE, encoded by the coding sequence ATGCAGATAAAACGGCTGCGGCTGACGGGCTTCAAGAGCTTCGTCGACCCGGCCGATCTGCGGATCGAACCGGGGCTGACGGGGATCGTCGGCCCCAATGGGTGCGGCAAGTCCAACCTGCTCGAAGCACTGCGCTGGGTGATGGGCGAAACCAGCGCCAAGTCGATGCGCGGCAGTGGCATGGAAGACGTGATCTTCGCCGGCACCGCCACGCGCCCGCAGCGCGACTTCGCCGAAGTGGCGGTGGTCGCCGACCTGGACGACCAGCAGGACGAACTCGAGATCATCCGCCGCATCGAGCGCGGCGCCGGATCCGCCTATCGCATCAATGGTCGCGACGTGCGCGCCAAGGACGTGGCACTCGCCTTCGCGGATGCCGCGACCGGCGCGCATTCGCCCGCTTTGGTCAGCCAGGGGCGGATCGGCGCGATCATCGCCGCCAAGCCGGGCGAGCGGCGCGCGATGCTGGAGGAGGCGGCGGGAATCGCCGGCCTCCATGTCCGCCGCCGCGACGCCGAGCAGAAGCTGCGCGCGACCGAGACCAACCTCACCCGCCTCGACGAGCTGATCGGCGAGCAGGAGCAGCGCGCCGCCGCGCTCAAGCGCCAGGCGCGCCAGGCCGAACGCTATCGCGAGCTGTCCGACCGCATCCGCGTTGCCGAGGCGCGGATGATCTTCGCCCGCTGGCGCGACGCCGCGACGGCCGCCGATGTCGCGCGAAAGGAAGCCGCCGAGGCCGAGTCGCTCGTCGCCGAGCGCACCGCCGCCCAGGCCGAGGCGGAAGCCGCGCAGAGGGCGGCGGCCGAGGCGGTCGGCACGCTCCGCGCCGAATCGCTGCGGTTGCGCGACGCCGCCAGCGACGCCCAGCACCGGCTCCAGACGCTGCGGAGCACCCGCCACGGCGTCGAGCGGCGCATCGCCGAACTAGCCGAAGCGAGCCGCCGGCTGGAAACCGATCGCGCCCGCGAAGCGTCGCTCGCGCGCGATGCCCACGAGGCGATCGAGAGGCTGACCGACGAACAGGCGGCGCTGGAGGCGCGGATCGCCGAGACGAGCGCGCGCGCGCCCCTCCTCAATGCGTCGCTGGCCGATACGGAACGCGCCGCGCGCGATGCCGAGGTCGCGCTGTCGCAGGCGCTGGCCCAGCAGGCGAGCGAAGCCGCCGAGGTACGCGTCGCAGATGCGGCGCTGTCCGCCGCGCGCGGCCGGGTGGAGCGCAGCCAGCGCGATCAGGCGCGGATCGAAACCGAGGGGCGGGCGCTCGGCGATGCCGCACCGCTTCACGCCGAGCGGCAGCGCGCGAGCGAAGCGCGGGCAGAGGCGCAGCGTCAGGCAGAGGCCGCGCGCGACGCGCTCACCCGCGCCGATTCCGAGGAGCGCGCCGCGATCGAGGCGCGCAACAGTGCTCAGGCGGCGCGCGCGGCCGCGCATGCCGAACTCGCCCAGATCGACAGCGAGGCAACCGCGCTCGCCAAGGCGACCAAACCCTCGGGCAAGGACCGGCTGCTAGACCGGGTGACCGTCGCCGCCGGCTATGAGCGCGCGCTCGCCGCCGCGCTGGGCGACGATCTCGAAGCCGGGCTGGATGCCAGCGCCGAGCGGCACTGGGGCGGCGCGGACGCGCTGCCGACCGACCCTACCCCCCCGCAAGGCACGACCCCGTTGGCCGGGCACGTTACCGCCCCGTCCGAACTCGCGCGTCGCCTAGCGCAGGTGCTGGTGTGCGAGGCGGACGAAGGCCAGCCCCTCGCCGCCGGTCAGCGGCTCGTGACGCTGCAGGGCGTGCTGCGCCGCTGGGACGGCTATCGCGCGCGCTCGGGTGGTGCGGCCGCGGCCGAGCGGCTGGAGCGGATCAACCGGCTCGCAGCGCTGGAACAGGCACGGCCCGCGGCACAGGCGGCGCTGGAAGCCGCCGCAGCGGAACTCAGCCGGATCGAGGCCAGCATCGCCGAGGCGCGCCGCAGCGCCTCAGAGAACCGCAAGCGGCTCGACCAGGCCGATCTCGCCGCACGCGAGGCGACGCGTGCCGAGGATCGCACCGCCAACCAGATCGAACGGCTGGAGGCGCAGCGCGCCGACCTCGAGACCCGCCGTGCCCGCATCGCCGCCGAAGCCGAGGAAGCCGCCGGCGAGCTCGCCTGCGCCGAGGCGACCAAGGCCGCGCTGCCGGACGGCACCGAGACCCGCGCCACGGTAGCCGCCCTCTCCCGCGCGGCGGACCATGCCCGCGCCGCGGTGGCCAGCGCCCGCACCGAACGCGCCAGCCTCGACCGCGACCTCGCCCAGGCCCGCGAGCGGCGTGCCGCCGCCGGCGCCGAGGCCAAGAGCTGGTCCGCCCGCGCCGCCGATGCCACCCGCCGCTCCGCCGAAATGGAAGGGCGCGCCGCCACGCTGGCGCAGGAGCGCGAGGCGATCGCCGGTCGCCCGGCGCAGATAGCCGCACAGCTCGCCGATGCCGAGGCAGCCGACGCCTGGATGCAGCAGGAATCCGCCGCCGCGCAAATCGCGGAGCGCGAAGCCGACGTCCGGCTGCGCGCGACCGAGGCGGCGCTCCGCACGGCCAGCGAGTCGCTCTCCGAAGCCCGTGAGCGCCGTGCCGGGGCGGCCGCACGTGCGGAAAACCAGGACCTGCGCCGGGTGGAGATGGGCCGCCTGTCCGGCGAACGCTTCGAATGTCCGCCGCCGTTGCTCCCGGCACGGCTGCATTTCGATGCCGACGGCGTGCGCAGCCCCCAGGACGAATCCGCCGCGATGGAGAAGCTGTCCACCGATCGCGAGCGGCTCGGTCCGGTCAACCTCGTCGCCGAGACCGAGCTGGCCGAAATCGAGGCCGCGTTCGGCACCAACGCCAAAGAGCGCGACGAGCTCCTCCAGGCGGTCAACCGGCTGCGCGGCTCGATCGGCACGCTCAACCGCGAGGGGCGCCAGCGGCTGCTCGCCGCGTTCGAGGCGGTCGACCAGCATTTCCGCCGGCTGTTCACCACCTTGTTCAACGGCGGCCAGGCGCATCTCGCGCTGATCGATTCGGACGATCCGCTGGAGGCGGGTCTGGAGATCCTGGCGCAGCCGCCGGGCAAGAAGCTGCAGTCGCTCACCTTGCTCTCGGGCGGCGAGCAGGCGCTGACCGCGGTCGCGCTGATCTTCGCGCTGTTCCTAACCAAGCCCTCGCCGATCTGCGTGCTCGATGAAGTCGACGCGCCGCTCGACGACGCCAATGTCGACCGCTTTTGCGACCTGCTGGAAGCGATGACCCGCGAAACCGCGACGCGCTATCTGATCGTCACCCACAATGCCGCGACCATGGCGCGGATGCACCGGCTGTTCGGGGTGACGATGGTCGAGCGCGGGGTCAGCCGGCTGGTGTCGGTGGACCTCGGCGGGGCGACGAGCCTGCTGGCGGCGGAGTAG
- a CDS encoding hemerythrin domain-containing protein, whose translation MMATTTIAELRHDHEMIDILARRLSGLLESDATPVELSTALDHLLHCVAEHLAREDTTIYTLTLSAQPGISRTKVDQVREEFERLKANWQEYLLFWTPEQIATDRQGFADASRAMLPRLRNRVKLEESLLVAAALQGEPSFQTRH comes from the coding sequence ATGATGGCAACGACGACGATCGCCGAACTGCGGCACGATCACGAGATGATCGACATTCTCGCACGGCGCCTGTCCGGCCTCCTCGAAAGCGACGCGACTCCGGTCGAGCTCTCTACCGCGCTGGATCACCTCCTCCACTGCGTCGCCGAGCATCTGGCTCGTGAAGACACCACCATCTACACGCTGACGCTCTCGGCCCAGCCGGGTATCTCGCGCACCAAGGTCGACCAGGTCCGCGAGGAGTTCGAGCGGCTCAAGGCCAACTGGCAGGAATATCTGCTGTTCTGGACTCCTGAGCAGATCGCCACCGACCGCCAGGGCTTTGCCGACGCCAGCCGCGCGATGCTGCCCCGCCTGCGCAACCGCGTGAAGCTGGAGGAAAGCCTGCTGGTCGCCGCCGCGCTGCAGGGCGAGCCGAGTTTCCAGACGCGGCATTGA